In the Pelmatolapia mariae isolate MD_Pm_ZW linkage group LG10_11, Pm_UMD_F_2, whole genome shotgun sequence genome, CAGGAGCACAATAAGAGCTCCAGTAACTGGATTTCCAAATTAGGTTCACCAAATCCACTGGTCATTTATACTGTGCTGTCCTTCGTTTTCAGCATTTTAAATTACTGTTACTTTTGATATTTTCAACTAAAGATGGGAAAAGCGGTTCTTGTACTTCACAACACgctttataattaaaaaaacaaacaaaaaaacgttATTTCACCTTAAACACagattatatataaatgaagtAAATGATTAGAATCAGGACAacacttattattatttatcaacTCATTTACCTCAGTGTAGGATTTCTTGGTGATGTGAACATTTTTGGCTCTGTAGGACTGACGCCGCCTCTTGTAGTCCCTCATTTCTGCCATCAGCTCCAGTTTAGTCTTTGGTTCATTTTGTTCTTCatctgaacaaaaacacacacaatttttATGTCGACTGCACcagagaaagccaaaaaaaagttttttcttcACTAAAATTGCaggaaaaattatttttttagagTTAAATCTCACCTTTTTGGAGTTTGGACACCAAATCTACGTAGAGATCGTCATTGGCGGACGATGCTTCCTTCTGTTGATTGATGACGCCGACCACATGATTGTACAGCGCCAATCGGTCGGCAACAGTGAGATCACACACGGCTCGCTTGTGGTTCTGAGGCACGTCGACCGGCTCACCGGAGTACTGACCTGACAAAGGATCAGACAATAACCTGTTTGCTCTTAAGACATTAATgaggttagaaaaaaaaaaaacatgtccacATAATGCAATTCAAATGGTTAATTATTCCTAAGATCACTTCTTAAAGTAGCTCTGTATTCAGCCAAAATTGGATTCTACATAAAACTGATTTGGTTTTAAGTGTTAAAGTGAAAAATCATAAAGGCGAATTGACACCATGGACCCCTGTTCTCAAAAAGTGACATAAATTTAACACTGACAGGAAATAAGTGCttgaagttttttaaaaatgtttagcGCCATCTTGTGCCAGCACAGAACATGACATTATTGGGTCGGTTGGCTGCAGTCAATagacttacattagtttatgttagctaactagtaACAGAACCAATAACTGAGGGGAAAACATGGGGACTTAACTAAAAATCGGTTTAAGGGGGTCACGTTTGTGCTGCCCGCAGCTGTAATAATGATTTTTATGTTAAAACCAAGGAATAAACAGTAATTGGTTCTTTTGCTAGCTGCACTAGAAAGCAAAAATTCACCTGTTAGCTCTAATGTTAGGGTGAGGAACAAAGACGGAAGTTACTTTAAAGTTTAGTCCCTAGTTATTTTCTAACATCAATGActggttttcctttttgttttgctgctgtttagtttccgtTTCCTTTCAGCTTCTAAGCTCTGCTGATAACTCAGCATCAGTAAGGAACTGTGGCCTTCTACTGGAATACTTTATATGAAGAtttgacagaaagcagaaactACATAAGtattttaacctcttaagccccaagggggtttctgagcttcctgctcgaaaatgcAATGCCTAAattaaattgattatttctctgcaattacaaactctgtccttacaatcttggtatcaaaatgaAGCTAACACTTGGGACATttaatcagaggtgtaaatattaaagcagatattactctgtcaaagttactgagactggaacacagaaaaagtaagtagattttattctcgcctaatttttttttgtaatttttagcatataacccttttaaaaatatgcctcagATCATATTTGGTTCCAGAAATCCAGTAACCAACATATAAGCataatctgtgcaaagatttgtgtttctaaagtaaaacagtgaaaaactacagccctgtcaatacatgaatatccagacgttgtacaaaaatgtccaattttggcacacaattggacaccatgccagttaatttttttaggtattaaagagcagaaattaataaattttattaacaggcctaaaaatgctttttttaaaaatatatttttgaagaattaaccacacatttacatggtaatggcccTTTTCTGCCGTGCGCATAGAGCGCttcattggcctctggccctttaaactctgaggggctgtaactttggtttcttttggtcaatttgcatgattgacacctctttttaatcgttttagcCAATAGATTCAaagtaacgatgccacgttcacgtcacttcaaccaatcagacgttgtaatgccaaaacccacgtgtgtccaaatttactgcatgtgacgtctgtccagtcacgtgtctgtaggtgggtctaaaatggaggttgttgacggaagATGGCTCTGATGCACCTAGGTAGGCATGGTAAATAACAGCAATCATGTGgttaccggctaccggcgaaaataacggaggaaatcgggacggtaagccaatttctgtgttagcgcatttgcgccgctgtgtgtttttgtggtcttcttttgcggctaatTCAGTGAATTCTGGTCTGatcgtggtgaaacttggtgtgtggaGTCAGTGATAGCTCTGGGAGCTAACCAGCCTATTTTTAACCGCttacatgaagtctgaagaatttctggttcggttttgtgtgtttagcagacttctgcgcatttacgtaactgctcgtttaatcgcggcttgttttcggtgtgtttggtggttgtagaaatggtttatatgacattttagctgagattctggggtttctgtggataccacacatgtctggatttatatttctcaaccggcgttataaccgattaaacgtgatctcctcctttttgcccccaatgccgggggcgtggggcttaagaggttaaacatTCAGTCTAAATATGACTGATGAGTTTACATGTATGGACTTTCCCCATCACATAAAGGGAAACGTATCTGTATGTTCAAGGATGCAGATGTGACTGATAAGCTTCCCACACCCAAACCCCTGTGGTTTGAAAGGATATGACGGTAAAGGATATGAGGCATGAAACCAGAGTGGCAGACCTCTCTAGAGCCCATCTCCTCTAATACTCACCCCAATCGCTGCAAACAGAACAAACAACACATGGATGTTAGGAGCAAAACTAGAAAAGGACGTGACGATCCTAAATTGATATTGTAAAAGCTCCTCTTTTACTAATGTTACTATTTGGTGAGGGTGAGAGCCAAAAAAAGTGAACAATGAAGTTACAATGAGTTTAGTGAGGACTTTAAAATTAATGGCATTTTTCTTGGTGTATAAAATTAAACATCTGAATAATCAAGAATAACCCTGTGAAATCATGTTCATCGCTGGAGAGGAAtgaccctaatcctaaccattCTATCTGACGAtgtcaaaggggaaaaaaaaacaaaacttttttctttttccaacaTCTAGCAGCAGGTCTGGATTCTGAATGTAGGTCTGGTGGCAGAGTTTAGTCATCGCCAATGATGACTTTGTCCTCACAGAGTTAACTTTGTACCTTTGCTTCTAGTAAATGTACCGTTGGTGTGTTGTACTTAGAAAAAGAACGCACAGAATAAAATGAGCCGCTACCTTGCCAGAAGACTCCTTCCATCCTCATCATTGGTGCAGCAGATCTCGCCTGTAGGATCACCTGATGCTGGGTGGTTTTGTCTGCATGATGAGTGAGAATAGAAAAAACATTACTAAAACATTCCTGACCGAAAAATTCCATCCTTACGTTCCTTTCTACTACAAATGAGTTTCAATGTGCGCCAAGACAAAAGCATCATTACTTAACGTTCAAAGAACATTtagtaaaacaatgaaatgaaggCGACATATGTTCTTTTtccaagaaataaaaaaacagtaatattcaaaattatttatataattaacTAGATAAAAATGGCTTTCAACAGGGCACATAACAAAAGCCttatacatcttttttttaactgcactacaaactttttaaagtacatttaaaaagaacaaagaaaacaaaattgagtgagattgttttatttcatttttttcaaaaatgaattatttcttccttcttttaACAACACAAGTTGCAAAGTTGCAAATTTCCAAAGAAAACAGGTGGTCTTCTGAAAAGATCTAATCTCACTAGGGTGAACTTTGGTTATACTAAAGTAAGGTGATAATTTCCAGAGAAAGTCCTCTGTGATGACTTACCCATTGTAAAGCTTCTGACGCTGGTGTTCTCATAGCACACGGAGGGGTCGTACATCTCCGCCTGCAAAGTAGTGATAAGCTTTACAGCTCTTTCAATTATTAAACACAACTTTACATTAACACTGGAGGTTATGAGGTTTTCAGTAGTCGGTTGCACAATAACAAGAGGCTTTTGTAGTCTACTTTACTGCTTTTGCCCTGCTGTCTCTGGTGCAATTGGTACAGccaggctacagcagcagattCCAGCACCAACACATTAATCTGTAACTACATGTGTTACCTGCTCCTCGGCAGAGTAgcccattttttttaacttgcagGAGGCTTTGTGCTTCTCCATGGTCCTGACCGGGACCCTGTGGTGAGGGTCATAGGGACACTGCTCCATTGGTTCCTGAGAATGCAAGCATATTACATTAGCAAATAATGAATTTAAATTAACATCAGGTATGAATTACACAGAAGCATTGTTAATATACCATTGCTATAACACAATTACCTTCTGGAaggtttttttctgcagtgtttATTAAAACTGTTTTATAAGGACTAAACAACCTCATGGCCAGAATTCAATACAATCTGTATTGTGTAAATATGTATGAAAGCTAATAATAAGCATATTTTTCTATGATGTAACAACTAGCACCGCAAATTAACCCCATATCAAAACTCGTTAAAATGGGTCTAATTCAAACTGAGAATTAAATGTCTTTGTAAAAATTGGATTTAGATGTCATTAACTTTTGTCTGCTCTCTCCCGTACTTTGCGTTTTGCCGTTGTTTTTCTATGTCCTTCTTTCCTTGCCAAGTTCTATTGAATGCTGTTCAAGAAATCTTCCGAAAGGAAAGttcaaagggagttcttccttccagTCATTGACAAATGCTGCTCAGAGCGGGAATTATGACTTGAAATGTCACCATTTTTAATCTTCAGTACCAGAAA is a window encoding:
- the snrnp48 gene encoding U11/U12 small nuclear ribonucleoprotein 48 kDa protein, with amino-acid sequence MSDSLPPLTLQDRMERLQELTEFTEKCKKQINDIFETLGWSLDYKNSNQEPMEQCPYDPHHRVPVRTMEKHKASCKLKKMGYSAEEQAEMYDPSVCYENTSVRSFTMDKTTQHQVILQARSAAPMMRMEGVFWQGQYSGEPVDVPQNHKRAVCDLTVADRLALYNHVVGVINQQKEASSANDDLYVDLVSKLQKDEEQNEPKTKLELMAEMRDYKRRRQSYRAKNVHITKKSYTEVIREVISVHSEELARQWKEEEDEEESMRVEQSSHGRQVDERRSPSSESHHSHSKRHRSRERSHERESKKKKSRRERDSHSPDDHHHHHDKKKKKKKKKDERDREKEK